Below is a window of Pseudarthrobacter equi DNA.
GAAGCACCTCTACGTGGACACCTTCTCCCCCTTGCTCAACCATGAGCAATGGCGCCAGGACCTCGCCGCCAACGGAGGAACTCCCGGGCAGGCCGGCTATGGCCTCATGGCCTGGCTGGTCCTGCACCGCGGCTGGTTCCAGTGGCTGCGCATCAACGCCCCGGAGTAGCCCGGTTTCGCGATATATCTTGACCCGCCTGCGCCTCCGGCGTACGGTGGATGCAACCGCGATATATCGTCTTTGGAGGGGCAATGCCTGAGCAGAGCTGGACAGTCACCAGTCCGCAAACCATCGATATCGACGCCGTGACGTCGCTGAAGCTCGGCATGGTCAGCGGCAGGTTCGATGTTGTGACCCATGGAGAGCCGGTAACCCGCATCGAGATCTCCCAGGTCGAGGGAGATCCCGTCGCTGTCTCGGTGGTGGACGGCAGGCTTGAGATTCGCCACCAGCTGCACGGCCCCCAAGGCTGGTTCAAGAACCTGATGGGCACCGTCAGCCATCACAGCGACAATTCCGCGATCATCAGCATCGCAGTCCCGGAGAATGTCGAAGTTGAGGCAGGCACTGTCAGCGGCGACGGGCTGGTGTCCGGGATCTCCGGACACACCAGGCTGAACACCGTCTCGGGATCAGTCATGGCGGACGGCACAGCCGGCGAGTTGCACGTCAATACCGTCAGCGGGGATGTAACCGCCCGGAGCCACTCCGGCGTGTTGACCGCCAAGAGTGTTTCCGGCGAGGTCACCGTTTCCGGCACCCTCAGCCACGTCCGGGCCAATACGGTCAGTGGGGACCTCAGCTTCGACCTGCACGGCTTTACGGAGGACTTCGGTTCCAACTCGGTGTCCGGGGACCTGACAATCCGGCTGCCGCACGACGTCGGCGTGGACATCGTGGCCAAATCGGCCAGCGGCGCGGTAGTCAT
It encodes the following:
- a CDS encoding DUF4097 family beta strand repeat-containing protein, translated to MPEQSWTVTSPQTIDIDAVTSLKLGMVSGRFDVVTHGEPVTRIEISQVEGDPVAVSVVDGRLEIRHQLHGPQGWFKNLMGTVSHHSDNSAIISIAVPENVEVEAGTVSGDGLVSGISGHTRLNTVSGSVMADGTAGELHVNTVSGDVTARSHSGVLTAKSVSGEVTVSGTLSHVRANTVSGDLSFDLHGFTEDFGSNSVSGDLTIRLPHDVGVDIVAKSASGAVVINDHRYAQVGGKVETIAGPDRQLMLVRTNSISGTTSIFHGAERGNAEAGL